Proteins from one Thaumasiovibrio subtropicus genomic window:
- a CDS encoding L-alanine exporter AlaE gives MKGRICVRNAAADVFAMVFFGFVAGMAIEIFISGMSFEQSLASRLLSIPVNILIAWPYGAFRDFVIRQSARLSDNSLTKSIADFVAYVLFQSPVYAAILLTVGADFDQIVTAVTSNALVSGALGVVYGRFLDLCRRMFRVPGYYTAA, from the coding sequence GTGAAAGGGCGTATTTGTGTGCGAAATGCGGCGGCAGACGTGTTTGCGATGGTTTTCTTCGGTTTTGTAGCGGGTATGGCTATTGAAATCTTTATCAGTGGCATGTCGTTTGAGCAGTCTCTGGCATCGCGATTGTTGTCTATCCCAGTCAATATTCTGATCGCCTGGCCGTATGGCGCGTTTCGTGATTTTGTGATTCGCCAATCAGCACGCCTTTCTGACAATAGCTTGACCAAGAGCATCGCAGACTTTGTGGCTTATGTATTGTTCCAGTCGCCTGTGTATGCCGCGATTCTGCTGACCGTTGGTGCTGACTTTGATCAGATTGTTACCGCAGTAACCAGTAACGCACTCGTCTCTGGGGCTTTAGGTGTGGTTTATGGTCGTTTCCTTGACCTGTGTCGTCGCATGTTCCGCGTGCCGGGTTACTACACCGCAGCGTAA
- a CDS encoding lecithin retinol acyltransferase family protein, with amino-acid sequence MKNNLSVGDRLYRSKLFVEHTGIYLGDRRVLHNSPDENVEICALEEYAVGKPVKVVFSRLSEEKQSELLSHAEQLIIKENKYGVLGNNCEHLASKMLYGKPSSEQLQGAAVGAIAGLLLAQCSQSKNTSLYMAAGGLIGCLLVNATRNYDSTLKPENHYQ; translated from the coding sequence ATGAAGAATAATCTTAGTGTTGGTGATCGACTTTATCGTTCAAAGCTTTTCGTAGAACATACCGGAATCTACCTTGGCGACAGGCGAGTACTTCACAACTCTCCAGATGAAAATGTTGAAATCTGCGCTTTAGAAGAGTATGCGGTGGGAAAACCAGTGAAAGTAGTATTTAGTCGCCTAAGTGAAGAGAAACAAAGTGAACTGCTTAGCCACGCAGAACAATTGATTATAAAGGAAAACAAATATGGGGTGTTAGGTAATAACTGTGAACATTTAGCCTCAAAAATGCTGTACGGTAAGCCGTCAAGTGAGCAATTACAAGGGGCTGCAGTTGGTGCTATTGCAGGCTTACTTTTGGCTCAGTGTAGCCAATCTAAAAACACCTCGCTATATATGGCAGCTGGTGGCCTTATAGGGTGTTTACTTGTCAATGCCACTCGTAACTACGACAGTACTTTGAAACCCGAAAATCATTACCAATAA
- the bioB gene encoding biotin synthase BioB has translation MEIRHNWTVGEVRDLFELPFMDLLFKAQQVHRQYHPANKVQVSTLLSIKTGACPEDCKYCPQSARYTTDVERERLMEVERVLDAAQKAKSSGSTRFCMGAAWKNPKERDMPHLKQMIKGVKEMGLETCMTLGMLTPDQATDLADAGLDYYNHNLDTSPEFYGQIITTRTYQDRLDTLSHVRDAGMKICSGGIIGMGESANDRAGLLVELANLPFHPESVPINMLVKVKGTPLESVDDVDPFDFVRIIAVARIIMPESAVRLSAGRENMNEQMQTLCFMAGANSVFYGCKLLTTPNPAEDKDMQLFAKLGINTQETSQKPDEVEEEALMEQVAERVAARPTKDDLFYDASV, from the coding sequence GTGGAAATTCGTCACAACTGGACAGTAGGTGAAGTACGCGATCTGTTCGAACTGCCCTTCATGGATCTGCTGTTTAAAGCACAACAAGTGCATCGTCAGTATCATCCCGCCAACAAGGTACAAGTGAGTACCCTGCTATCGATTAAAACAGGTGCTTGTCCTGAAGACTGTAAGTACTGTCCGCAGAGCGCGCGTTATACGACGGACGTCGAGCGTGAACGCCTTATGGAAGTTGAACGTGTCTTAGATGCTGCTCAAAAGGCCAAGTCGTCGGGATCAACTCGCTTCTGTATGGGCGCAGCATGGAAAAACCCGAAAGAGCGTGACATGCCGCATCTAAAACAGATGATCAAAGGCGTGAAAGAGATGGGGTTAGAGACCTGTATGACGCTCGGCATGTTGACGCCGGATCAAGCAACAGATCTCGCTGACGCTGGTCTCGACTATTACAATCATAACCTCGACACCTCGCCAGAGTTTTACGGTCAGATCATTACTACGCGCACCTATCAAGATCGCCTTGATACGCTCAGCCATGTGCGTGATGCTGGCATGAAGATCTGTTCAGGCGGTATTATCGGCATGGGTGAGTCAGCCAATGACCGTGCAGGGTTGCTTGTTGAACTCGCGAACTTGCCCTTCCATCCTGAAAGTGTCCCTATCAACATGTTGGTGAAAGTCAAAGGTACACCACTAGAAAGTGTTGACGATGTGGATCCTTTTGATTTCGTTCGCATCATTGCGGTCGCGCGAATCATAATGCCGGAGTCGGCGGTGCGATTATCGGCAGGTCGTGAAAATATGAACGAGCAGATGCAAACACTGTGCTTTATGGCAGGTGCGAACTCGGTCTTTTATGGTTGCAAATTGCTTACCACGCCAAACCCAGCTGAAGATAAAGACATGCAGTTGTTCGCGAAGCTGGGTATTAATACGCAAGAGACGTCTCAGAAGCCTGATGAAGTCGAAGAAGAAGCATTGATGGAGCAGGTTGCCGAGCGTGTTGCAGCGCGTCCAACCAAAGATGACCTCTTCTACGATGCGAGCGTATGA
- the bioC gene encoding malonyl-ACP O-methyltransferase BioC yields MFSEQKQAIANAFGKAALSYDASAEFQRRVGHALLDRLPYFDRPQHVIDVGCGTGYFSSQLRDKGHNVTCVDLSQAMLDVANQRCGESVDYLQADAENLPLPSNSIDIAFSSLALQWCSDLSVPLQEMRRVVRPGGIIAFTTLVDGSLKELSEAWASVDSYQHINEFLSEKLIKVALAQAGLSAEPVEFVPIVQYYASAKALMRDLKGIGANHVPQARRPGLSGRRAIDQVEQAYQQYRHDNNLLPATYQVCFGVIVNE; encoded by the coding sequence ATGTTCTCTGAACAAAAACAAGCCATCGCCAATGCGTTTGGAAAAGCGGCGCTGAGCTATGATGCCAGCGCAGAGTTTCAGCGTCGCGTTGGGCATGCACTACTTGATCGACTCCCTTATTTCGATCGTCCTCAACATGTGATTGATGTCGGTTGCGGTACGGGCTACTTTTCCTCGCAGCTGCGTGATAAGGGCCATAACGTGACCTGTGTTGACCTTAGCCAAGCCATGCTGGATGTCGCGAATCAGCGTTGTGGTGAAAGTGTCGATTACCTTCAGGCGGATGCTGAAAACTTACCTCTACCGTCGAATTCGATTGATATCGCGTTTTCTAGCTTAGCCTTGCAATGGTGTTCTGATTTGAGCGTCCCACTGCAAGAGATGCGCCGCGTGGTGCGCCCCGGTGGGATCATTGCTTTTACTACTCTCGTAGATGGTAGCTTAAAGGAACTGTCAGAAGCTTGGGCTTCCGTTGATTCTTATCAACATATCAATGAATTTTTATCAGAAAAGTTGATAAAAGTTGCGTTAGCGCAAGCGGGGCTTTCCGCAGAGCCCGTAGAATTTGTGCCAATTGTTCAATATTACGCAAGTGCAAAAGCGTTGATGCGCGACCTAAAAGGCATTGGTGCAAACCATGTACCTCAAGCGCGTCGGCCTGGATTGTCTGGGCGCAGAGCGATCGATCAAGTCGAGCAGGCTTATCAACAATATCGCCACGACAACAACCTTTTGCCTGCGACCTATCAAGTATGTTTCGGAGTGATCGTCAATGAGTAA
- a CDS encoding 8-amino-7-oxononanoate synthase yields MSRHTRELAWRAELDARTAQGLRRRQQENRFASQQVINFSSNDYLGLSQADAVKNAFQEGVNQYGAGSGASPLVTGFYPAHQKLVSQLCDWLNKPCALLFSSGFSANQALLFTLLQREDVVLQDKLNHASLLEAGQLSPATQWRFRHNDMRDLEKRLQRHMPLLTITEGVFSMDGDKAPLTEMAQLCADADSMLMVDDAHAIGVLGEQGEGSAAEITPDITLVTFGKALGVHGAAILCDELVYDYLLQYARHYTYSTAMPPAQAMAVSAAIECAQTEHWRREKLQALSACFYETLDSTIHAPITETAIKPVIIADTVQCLAVSEQLKGLGFHVSAIRPPTVPTSRLRITLTASHTAQQVIALCQALNRILS; encoded by the coding sequence ATGAGTCGGCACACCCGAGAGTTAGCGTGGCGCGCTGAACTTGATGCGCGGACAGCACAAGGGTTGCGCCGTCGTCAGCAGGAAAACCGCTTTGCGTCACAGCAGGTGATTAACTTTTCGAGCAATGACTATCTCGGTTTATCTCAGGCTGATGCGGTTAAAAACGCCTTTCAAGAAGGCGTTAATCAGTATGGGGCTGGCAGTGGTGCCTCCCCGTTAGTCACCGGTTTCTATCCCGCTCATCAAAAGTTGGTGTCACAATTGTGTGATTGGCTAAACAAACCCTGTGCACTGCTGTTTAGTAGTGGGTTTTCGGCGAATCAAGCGCTGCTTTTTACCTTGTTACAGCGTGAAGATGTTGTGCTTCAAGATAAGCTGAATCATGCCTCGCTCCTCGAAGCAGGGCAGTTGTCACCAGCAACACAATGGCGTTTTCGTCACAATGATATGCGCGATTTGGAAAAGCGTCTTCAGCGACACATGCCCTTGCTGACAATCACTGAGGGTGTGTTCAGCATGGATGGTGATAAAGCGCCATTGACTGAAATGGCCCAACTGTGTGCCGACGCAGACAGTATGCTAATGGTCGATGACGCTCATGCGATTGGTGTACTCGGCGAGCAAGGTGAAGGCTCTGCTGCGGAAATCACCCCCGACATTACCTTGGTGACCTTTGGTAAAGCACTCGGCGTGCATGGCGCCGCCATTCTATGCGATGAACTCGTGTATGACTATTTGTTGCAGTACGCGCGTCATTACACGTATTCAACGGCGATGCCACCTGCACAGGCGATGGCCGTCAGTGCTGCCATTGAATGCGCGCAAACTGAACATTGGCGACGTGAAAAGCTGCAGGCATTGTCGGCGTGTTTCTATGAAACGCTGGATAGCACTATTCATGCCCCCATCACTGAGACCGCTATTAAGCCTGTCATCATAGCGGATACTGTGCAATGCCTAGCGGTGTCTGAACAGCTTAAGGGGCTTGGTTTTCATGTTAGCGCAATACGTCCGCCGACAGTGCCGACATCACGACTACGGATAACCCTTACAGCATCGCACACTGCGCAGCAAGTTATCGCGCTTTGTCAGGCATTGAATCGAATTTTGTCGTAA
- the bioD gene encoding dethiobiotin synthase has translation MSNAFFVAGTDTEVGKTVCSRAIIQSAVAAGVQVAGFKPVASGSQITPVGTRNTDALYLQDASNVELTYEEVNPYTLVEASSPHLSARKEDIAIEFDVIDSAFAHLKSKSEMVLVEGAGGWRVPVTDEIYLSDWVQRQKLPVILVVGVKLGCMSHAVLTAEAIERDGLEVVGWVANRINPGLDNYADVIKWLEDKLPGQKLGEIPYMPGITKRDLSSYIDFSLLASNDTSK, from the coding sequence ATGAGTAACGCGTTTTTTGTTGCGGGTACCGACACTGAAGTGGGCAAGACTGTGTGTAGTCGTGCCATTATCCAATCTGCAGTCGCTGCAGGTGTACAAGTCGCCGGGTTCAAACCTGTTGCGTCGGGCAGCCAGATCACGCCAGTCGGTACCCGAAATACCGATGCGCTTTATCTACAAGATGCATCCAATGTTGAACTGACGTACGAAGAAGTAAACCCTTATACGTTAGTTGAAGCATCTTCACCGCATTTGTCTGCACGCAAAGAAGATATTGCTATTGAGTTCGACGTGATTGATAGTGCGTTCGCGCACTTAAAATCGAAGTCAGAAATGGTGTTAGTCGAAGGTGCTGGTGGCTGGCGTGTGCCCGTTACCGATGAGATTTACCTTTCAGATTGGGTCCAGCGTCAGAAGTTGCCTGTCATCTTAGTCGTTGGGGTCAAATTAGGCTGTATGAGTCATGCAGTGTTAACTGCTGAAGCGATAGAACGTGATGGCCTTGAAGTTGTCGGTTGGGTTGCCAATCGTATTAACCCGGGATTAGATAACTATGCGGATGTGATTAAGTGGCTGGAAGACAAGCTACCGGGTCAAAAGTTGGGTGAAATCCCTTACATGCCGGGTATCACTAAACGGGATCTGTCGAGCTATATTGACTTCTCTCTATTGGCATCGAATGATACAAGTAAGTAA
- a CDS encoding carboxypeptidase-like regulatory domain-containing protein: MSRKTKMLTLATAISFVLAGCGGGGSDSVVGGGGDGGGGGGDGGGGGGGGGTPITLTSGVKTVIGQAFDPKVQAAGTGDASQNAVTVTVDVQDASGTSLLDAPIATTTDDSGQYQVDLPGSYTSTPSKVIVTYQKDGFLEGEKVIPLDSQQASAQVPLPLSPVATNTVKRSDIVDNVLAADGDGRWHMSLVKTNDGRLEIREGAAPASIAAGEADLLNLSLVPSTIAEDVEAITTRAAHFDSSDASDIQNFPGEFEGVGETNTTVDGIDLVSDGNGTETYQLISSTFSQLVIEDQDGNSLQFDESASTAADDPAIIVMRVPQGSYPTITEDANLDLNNFQVPIYVYSGEWRFVGYGTLTDNTGATPYTESGAFAFADGVTYDATSNALDMSAETKQVYVRVFVTKANEWLRWINLDWPIRTSIKEICFFGKIDFESQSEIGDRYNGYLNFETPDNGWDNVLVNNGNYRKTIAVGSAEAVVTDPNNWGLSVFNARVGSGVTEYIPVDNFPNPLQIGEANCNEVNFTMQNDWACSITGTVTDTSGNGLANEVVTLRGASGQSVALTDADGDYRFAANCSTDQSVRALLQTKPVTAADLADGSQVVDFQEQNRVPQVSLSGDDSTKVNADYVLFWNAFDPDDLTAELEPEALTCNNGACPTESELTSNRLVMNFDAAGDVTIRMTVRDADNGVGIDTKVITVNPADNRLPTISGFEVGQVIPDVDSEEDLALFERLDSEDDSTSVREGSTATLTVNAQDLDGDALTYTWTGVGDCTTATCTLATGSVGDIEASVDVSDGKATVSGDVVVKVEEDKAPVIESVSVSPSEIVAIGGENVANAIQLVAAFSDDFTPRRVLNKSWQIFRITEDEVSTAAEEALTLNLTTDEDTGVTSIDPGQLAVGQYRAQITVQDIDAQGNPGNSTASSAEQGLFEVKDNLAPVVDVTASSNLLTATSSGGLVDLSVTATVSDDQTALADLELDWNVSPTLTNTASADGLTLTVASSDLRPGTYTFSLEVTDGNNTSTTDTTTVTIEEPDVPEVTTLNVTPKLQQSDQSGTNPGEIAVNAAARADTEVSFAWSVTPTLNFTEVNDGAGIRFAAGSVAEGQYTVSVIATDEFGQESEPQTTTFEVFEASGNVGVDIE, translated from the coding sequence ATGAGCAGAAAGACCAAGATGCTCACGTTGGCGACGGCAATTTCCTTTGTCCTTGCTGGGTGCGGTGGAGGTGGAAGTGATTCCGTCGTCGGAGGCGGCGGCGATGGCGGAGGTGGCGGCGGCGATGGCGGCGGCGGTGGTGGTGGTGGTGGCACACCCATCACACTGACATCAGGCGTGAAGACGGTGATCGGCCAAGCCTTTGATCCCAAAGTGCAAGCTGCCGGTACTGGTGATGCCTCCCAGAATGCGGTGACCGTTACCGTGGACGTGCAAGATGCGAGCGGGACGTCGTTACTTGATGCACCCATAGCCACGACAACCGATGACTCAGGCCAGTATCAAGTAGACCTACCTGGAAGCTATACCTCAACCCCTTCGAAAGTGATTGTTACCTATCAAAAAGATGGCTTTCTTGAAGGCGAAAAAGTGATTCCGTTGGACTCACAGCAGGCGTCAGCCCAAGTTCCGTTGCCATTATCCCCTGTTGCGACAAACACGGTGAAACGTTCAGATATTGTCGATAACGTCCTAGCCGCAGACGGTGATGGTCGTTGGCACATGAGTCTGGTTAAAACCAATGATGGTCGACTCGAAATCCGGGAAGGGGCTGCCCCTGCATCAATTGCTGCCGGTGAAGCGGATCTGTTGAATTTATCACTGGTTCCCAGCACGATTGCCGAAGATGTCGAAGCGATTACAACTCGCGCAGCACATTTTGATTCGAGTGATGCCAGCGATATTCAGAACTTCCCTGGTGAGTTTGAAGGGGTTGGTGAAACGAATACGACCGTTGATGGTATCGACCTCGTTTCGGATGGCAATGGTACAGAAACCTATCAGTTGATCTCGTCGACCTTTAGCCAATTGGTTATCGAAGACCAAGATGGTAACTCACTGCAATTTGATGAGAGCGCATCCACTGCGGCAGATGATCCTGCCATCATCGTGATGCGCGTACCGCAAGGTAGCTACCCGACTATCACGGAAGATGCCAACTTAGATCTCAATAACTTCCAAGTCCCTATCTATGTGTATAGCGGCGAATGGCGCTTTGTGGGATACGGTACCTTAACGGACAACACAGGGGCTACGCCATATACCGAAAGTGGTGCCTTTGCCTTTGCCGATGGCGTGACCTATGACGCAACGAGCAATGCATTGGATATGTCCGCCGAGACCAAGCAAGTCTATGTGCGAGTCTTTGTCACGAAAGCGAACGAATGGCTACGTTGGATCAACCTTGATTGGCCGATCCGCACTTCAATCAAAGAGATCTGTTTCTTCGGCAAGATCGATTTTGAGAGCCAATCAGAAATCGGTGATCGCTATAACGGTTACTTGAACTTCGAAACGCCGGATAACGGCTGGGACAATGTGTTGGTCAACAACGGTAACTACCGTAAGACTATCGCGGTTGGTTCAGCAGAGGCCGTTGTGACTGATCCTAACAATTGGGGTCTGTCGGTCTTTAATGCGCGTGTCGGTTCGGGTGTGACTGAGTACATCCCGGTCGATAACTTCCCGAATCCATTACAAATCGGTGAGGCAAACTGTAATGAAGTGAACTTCACGATGCAGAACGACTGGGCATGTTCTATCACAGGTACGGTCACGGATACGAGCGGGAATGGACTCGCCAATGAAGTTGTGACGCTGCGTGGTGCGAGTGGTCAATCTGTAGCGCTCACGGATGCTGACGGTGATTATCGCTTTGCAGCAAACTGTAGTACCGACCAATCTGTACGCGCCTTGCTACAGACCAAGCCTGTTACCGCCGCAGATCTAGCCGATGGCAGCCAAGTGGTCGATTTCCAAGAACAGAATCGCGTACCTCAGGTATCACTCTCAGGAGATGATAGCACTAAGGTTAATGCCGATTACGTCTTGTTCTGGAATGCCTTTGACCCCGATGACCTCACCGCTGAACTCGAGCCAGAAGCACTGACGTGTAACAACGGTGCCTGCCCAACAGAGTCTGAATTGACGAGTAACCGACTCGTGATGAACTTTGATGCTGCGGGTGACGTGACGATACGGATGACGGTGCGGGATGCTGATAACGGTGTTGGCATTGATACCAAAGTTATCACAGTTAACCCTGCCGATAACCGCTTACCGACCATCTCTGGTTTCGAAGTGGGACAGGTCATTCCTGATGTCGATAGCGAAGAGGATCTCGCCCTGTTTGAACGTCTTGATAGTGAAGATGATTCAACCTCAGTGCGCGAAGGTTCTACCGCGACATTGACCGTGAATGCGCAAGATCTCGATGGTGATGCACTCACTTACACTTGGACCGGTGTGGGTGACTGTACGACCGCCACCTGTACGCTTGCGACCGGCAGTGTAGGTGATATCGAAGCCAGTGTGGATGTGAGTGACGGTAAAGCCACAGTCTCTGGGGATGTGGTCGTGAAAGTGGAAGAAGACAAGGCGCCAGTGATTGAGTCTGTGTCGGTTTCACCGAGCGAAATTGTCGCCATTGGTGGTGAAAATGTCGCGAACGCTATCCAGCTTGTTGCCGCCTTTAGCGATGACTTTACCCCACGTCGTGTCCTCAACAAGTCATGGCAGATCTTCCGTATTACCGAAGATGAAGTGTCAACGGCAGCAGAAGAGGCACTGACCTTGAACCTCACCACGGATGAGGATACGGGTGTCACAAGCATCGATCCGGGCCAATTGGCAGTCGGTCAATATCGCGCACAGATCACGGTGCAAGATATCGACGCGCAAGGCAACCCAGGTAACAGTACTGCTTCTTCAGCAGAGCAAGGTCTGTTTGAGGTGAAAGACAACCTCGCACCTGTTGTTGATGTGACAGCATCTAGCAACCTGCTGACGGCAACCAGCAGCGGCGGCCTCGTTGATTTGAGTGTCACAGCAACCGTGAGTGATGACCAAACCGCGTTGGCAGATCTTGAGTTGGATTGGAATGTGTCACCGACACTGACCAATACCGCTTCTGCGGATGGATTGACGCTGACAGTTGCAAGTAGCGACCTTCGCCCTGGTACCTATACCTTTTCGCTTGAAGTGACGGATGGCAATAACACCTCAACCACAGACACCACGACGGTGACGATTGAGGAGCCAGATGTGCCTGAAGTGACCACGCTTAACGTCACACCGAAACTTCAACAGTCTGACCAAAGTGGCACGAACCCGGGAGAAATCGCGGTGAATGCAGCGGCGCGTGCAGACACAGAAGTGAGCTTTGCGTGGAGCGTTACCCCAACATTGAACTTTACTGAAGTCAATGATGGAGCAGGTATTCGCTTTGCAGCAGGCAGTGTGGCTGAAGGGCAATACACGGTGTCAGTGATTGCCACTGATGAATTTGGACAAGAATCGGAACCCCAAACGACCACCTTTGAAGTCTTCGAAGCGAGCGGCAATGTGGGCGTGGATATCGAATAG
- a CDS encoding S8 family serine peptidase, protein MKTLRSLLFSFLFLSTTSHAAYLVGLHSDTKIPPNPWQLSSDIAVDVDVLSAHARLLKISGDDIEQALPLLLGMPTIRFVEYDASIDIPAPIEPSDKTISALRSGDANTAALTGYPWQQLGYDQLTNTERECDLTRIGVLDTGVDFEHSALSGRFVDNGGTPLGYDGITEQLGGDDQNGHGTHVAGIIAAHGSQFEGACINARIIPLRFLNATGGGDISDAVKAVQWAIDNDVHIINHSWTTPTYTESLDTIMASATEAGILHVVAAGNSGTNNDTIAIYPADFARTNRGVISVANTNNSGELFNRSNYGLSSTDIAAPGTSIFSLDLNNNTRTRTGTSMSAPFITALAAMIRQQNVNATPQQLRAIINDNITVSRELQPVLRTGGVANGPQALQAFQTNPFALFGIDWQNSQWQIIGNRLNEAASVSINYDAVHLSDESLNFTLINSTTLALTTLPKGAGMITIQNQQGDTDTLYLQQLLASPSNLALMVNEDEGLLLTWSWPSDAKSVSIYRALPDQGFDFLATVEQPTAQYLDLPPATGSVRYRMFASHQVLRPFTDAIVNRNSANTAPVSADWETSPWLTTTWSTIPINQEIALPLRFSQTVESVVLTDGSLPAGLAVNGNQIVGTPFNEGESTFTLVATLGEKRYSRTFTLTVADAWVVPWLDNAEIAPQSGQLSAVEHVQADNYTALHFVTTGDAVTTQVNINTSAELLALSFQNLSGEWVNANATEAASKMTRALVTFSIEDQSVFDHNRSVGEVESRMRTEAGSPPQANIAEAPDSRCFVASYLYAQDIEKVDNLRKFRDQILLKLPYGDEFVHYYYENSPLWVEKFRKSPTLTRTVYWLLMPLAQAWQLIGLLVIFMLIMSLGKHCCRSLKHGREWPQRKA, encoded by the coding sequence ATGAAAACACTACGTTCTCTGCTCTTCTCATTTCTATTCCTATCAACGACTTCTCATGCGGCTTATCTGGTCGGACTCCACTCAGATACCAAGATACCGCCAAACCCATGGCAACTCTCGTCTGACATTGCGGTGGATGTTGATGTGTTATCTGCGCACGCTCGTCTGTTAAAAATCTCAGGCGATGACATTGAGCAAGCATTGCCACTGCTGTTAGGGATGCCAACTATCCGGTTTGTCGAATATGACGCGTCGATTGATATACCCGCGCCAATAGAGCCCTCAGACAAGACGATCTCTGCATTGCGTAGTGGTGATGCGAATACCGCGGCATTAACGGGCTATCCTTGGCAACAGCTTGGCTATGATCAATTGACCAATACGGAACGTGAGTGCGACCTCACCCGTATTGGGGTGTTAGATACTGGTGTGGATTTTGAACACAGTGCGCTATCCGGCCGGTTTGTCGACAATGGCGGTACACCGCTAGGTTATGACGGCATTACCGAGCAACTGGGTGGCGATGATCAAAATGGTCATGGCACTCATGTTGCGGGCATTATCGCAGCGCATGGTAGTCAGTTTGAGGGGGCGTGTATTAATGCACGCATTATTCCGCTGCGCTTTCTTAACGCAACAGGGGGAGGCGACATTTCTGATGCGGTGAAAGCGGTACAATGGGCGATAGACAATGACGTCCATATCATTAACCACAGTTGGACAACACCGACTTACACCGAATCTCTTGATACCATTATGGCGAGTGCCACAGAAGCGGGCATCCTACATGTTGTCGCAGCAGGTAATTCAGGCACCAACAATGACACCATTGCCATTTATCCTGCCGACTTTGCGCGCACTAACCGAGGCGTTATTTCAGTCGCAAACACCAATAATAGCGGTGAGTTGTTTAACCGCAGTAACTATGGGTTATCAAGTACTGATATCGCTGCCCCGGGCACAAGTATTTTCAGCCTAGACTTGAATAACAATACGCGCACGCGTACGGGTACCTCGATGTCTGCGCCGTTTATCACCGCTTTAGCTGCGATGATTCGCCAGCAAAATGTTAATGCCACACCGCAGCAGCTGCGAGCTATCATCAATGACAATATTACCGTCAGCCGCGAGTTGCAGCCCGTACTCAGAACGGGGGGAGTCGCGAACGGCCCGCAAGCGCTACAAGCCTTTCAAACCAACCCGTTTGCGTTGTTTGGGATCGATTGGCAGAACAGTCAATGGCAGATCATCGGCAATCGCTTGAATGAGGCGGCATCAGTATCGATAAATTACGATGCAGTACACCTAAGTGATGAGTCATTGAACTTTACCCTCATCAATAGCACCACATTGGCACTGACGACGTTGCCAAAAGGGGCAGGGATGATCACCATCCAAAATCAACAAGGCGATACGGATACTCTGTATCTCCAGCAGCTCCTTGCATCACCTTCTAATCTTGCACTTATGGTGAATGAGGATGAAGGACTGTTGCTGACTTGGTCATGGCCGAGCGATGCGAAATCGGTCTCCATTTATCGCGCATTGCCCGACCAAGGGTTTGATTTCTTAGCGACGGTTGAGCAGCCCACCGCCCAGTATCTTGACCTACCGCCCGCGACAGGCAGTGTACGCTATCGGATGTTTGCTTCTCATCAAGTCTTGCGTCCGTTTACCGATGCGATTGTGAACCGCAATTCAGCCAATACGGCACCGGTATCTGCCGATTGGGAAACCTCTCCTTGGCTAACCACGACATGGTCAACGATACCAATCAACCAAGAGATCGCACTGCCTTTGCGTTTCTCGCAAACGGTCGAGAGTGTCGTACTGACCGATGGCAGTTTGCCGGCGGGGCTTGCGGTGAATGGTAACCAAATCGTCGGTACCCCCTTTAACGAAGGTGAGAGCACTTTTACTTTAGTCGCCACCTTGGGTGAAAAACGTTATAGCCGCACCTTCACATTGACTGTCGCTGATGCTTGGGTCGTCCCTTGGTTAGATAACGCCGAAATTGCGCCACAAAGCGGACAGCTCAGTGCCGTAGAACACGTACAGGCAGATAACTACACGGCACTGCACTTTGTCACCACAGGCGATGCAGTGACAACACAAGTGAATATCAATACAAGTGCGGAACTGCTTGCGCTCTCTTTTCAAAATCTGTCGGGGGAGTGGGTGAATGCGAATGCCACCGAGGCCGCAAGTAAAATGACCCGCGCTTTAGTCACTTTCAGCATCGAAGATCAATCTGTGTTCGACCATAACCGCTCAGTCGGCGAGGTTGAAAGTCGTATGCGGACGGAAGCGGGATCACCACCGCAAGCCAATATTGCTGAAGCGCCAGATAGTCGCTGTTTTGTAGCGTCTTACCTTTATGCTCAAGATATTGAAAAAGTAGATAATTTACGAAAGTTCCGCGATCAAATTCTGTTAAAACTGCCCTATGGTGATGAATTTGTGCATTACTACTACGAAAACTCACCTCTTTGGGTGGAAAAATTCCGTAAAAGTCCAACCTTAACACGCACAGTTTACTGGCTGTTGATGCCACTCGCACAGGCTTGGCAGCTCATTGGCTTATTAGTTATCTTCATGCTAATCATGAGCTTAGGTAAACATTGCTGCCGAAGTTTAAAACATGGGCGTGAATGGCCGCAGAGAAAAGCCTGA